One Candidatus Eisenbacteria bacterium genomic window, TCGACCGGACGGGCCGCCGGAACCGTCCCGCCGCGCCTCGCGCCCACCCTTTGCGCAGATGACGTAATCTTGCGCACCGCCTCCCTGCAACCGCTTTCCGGAAACCGCGTGCCGGATCGGCCGGATCCGGAAAATCCGTGCGAACTCCGGCCGGACCCCGCGCCGCCGACTATCCTTGAAGTAAAAAAATTTCGTTTCCTTTGCGAAGATAGCCGTTCCCGCGCCGGCGATGGATCCGCCCGCCGCGTTCGCCCGGGGGACGCGTTTCGCCGGCTCCGAGGCACGGTCCTTGCGAACGCACTCGCCGGGATCGGACCGGCGACTTCCGGCCCGCGATCCCTCGACGGGGTGGAGGGAGGGTCCCGCCGCCCCGGCGGCGATCGGCGAAGCGAACCGGAGAGGAGAAGAGATGAACGGGAACAGGAAGGATCGAAGGCGGAGGGGCGCGGCGAGGACCCGCGCGTTCGTGATCGGTGTATGCGCGCTCGGATTCGTGGGGGCGGCGTCCGGGCTTCGCGCGGCGACGGTCGTCTCGGGAGACGCCTCAGGCGTCTGGGACGTCGAAGGCAGCCCCTATCTGGTCGAGGGGGACGTGCTCGTTCCCGGAGAGAGCGCCCTCACCATCGACCCGGGTGTGGAGGTGCGGTTCCGCGGTCCCTATCGGTTCCTCGTCGAGGGACTGCTCACGGCGACGGGCGCCGAGGAGGATTCCATTCTCTTCACCTGGGACGCGCCCGACTCGGCCTATCTGTGGCGGGGTGTTCGACTGATCGGCGCCGACGACTCATCGGCGCTCGAGTATTGCCGCATTGAACACGTCCGTTCATCCACGGCGTATCCGGAGGTGCGCGGCGGCGCGGTGTACGTCGCCGAGTGCGCGCCCTCGATCCGGCATTGCCTCCTGCAGGAGAACGAGTCGCACAACGGGAACTGGAACGGCGTCGGCGGAGGCGTGGCTTGCTTCAACGCGTCGCCGACGATCGAGCATTGTCTCATCCGGAACAACCGGGCGGATTCCGGAGGCGGCATCGCCGTGCAGGAGGAGAGCGCGCCGGTCATCCGAAACAACAGAATCGAGGGGAACAAGGCGCCGTACTGCGGCGGCGGCGTCTATGTCGGCGCCTTCGCGACGCCGGTCATCGAGAACAACCTGGTCCTGGAGAACGAGGCGGACGGCTGGGGAGGCGGGGGGATCGCGCTCTGGACGACCAACTCGCTCCATCATCGAACGGTCGGCAACAACGTGATCGCCGGAAACTCCACCTCCACCGACGGCGGCGGTTTCTACGTGCGTTACGACGGATCCACCCTGGCGGGGAACACGGTGGTGAACAACTCGGCGGGCGAAACGGGCGGCGGGATCTACGTGCTGAACTTCGGCGGCGCCTCCGATTCCTGCCGTGTGGTGAACGGCGTGATCCGGGGGAACACGGCGCCGGCGGGCTCCGCCGTCTATCTCTACGACCCCTCCACCGCCTTCGAGGCGCGCTACTCCGACGTGGAAGGGGGATGGCCGGGGACGGGGAACATCGACGCGGATCCGGTTTTCGCGGACGAGTCGTTCCGTCTTTGCCCCAACTCCCCGTGCGTGGACGCCGGCGATCCCGACCCGGCCTGGAACGACGTCTGCTTTCCCCCGTCGCTCGGGACGGCGCGAAACGACATGGGCGCCTACGGCGATTCCCTCGCCTGCCGCTGGCCGGAGGAGACGAACACGGCGGTGACCGACGAATGGGACGCGGAGGGACTCGCTCCCCGGGCGGAGAGGGGACTCCGCAGCCTTCCGAACCCTTTCAACCCGCGAACCGAAATCGTCTTTCACCTCGATCGACCCGAGGCGGTGGAACTTCATATCTATGACACCCGCGGACGGCTGACTCGGCGGCTCCTGGACCGGGAGATCCTCCCGGCGGGACCGCACGTGATCGCCTGGGACGGCAGGGACGACGGCGGCGAACCGCTCGGCTCGGGCGTCTACTTCGGACGGCTCGGCACCGGAGAAGCGTTCACCACGATCAAGATGACTCTGGTCCGTTAAAGGGACCGTGAAAACACGGCGCCCGGTTCGAGGAGCGCCCGCCCGCCCCGCCCGCGGGGCCTCCGGGTGAAAGGGGCCGGGTGTTTTAAGGGAGCGCCGCCGGAACGGTCTTCCGGCGGCCTCCCCTTTCCATGCGTTTCCGCTCCTGTTGCGGGGCGCCTCTCGGAAGGGTATGATGCGGCGGGACCGCCCGCGCCGGGCGTGGGGCTCGGCGGCGGCGCGGCGCCGTCGGGAGCACCATGCCTCTCCCCGCGTCCGAAGGCGTTTCGCGCGATCTATCGCGCCCGCTCCTTCTCCTCGTCACTCTCGCTCTCTTTCTGGCGCTCGTCCTGCCGCGGCTGACGAGCCGGGGAATGTTTTTCGACGGGATCACCTACGCGGCCATCGCCCGCAACTCGGCGGCCGGCGCCGGCTCTTTTTGGAATCCGCACTACACGGACACGATCTACTCTTCCTTTCACGAGCACCCGCCCCTCGCGTTCTGGATGCAGTCGATCGCTTTCCGGGTGTTCGGCGATTCTCCTTACGTCGAATCCTTTTATGGATTAGCCACTGGACTCGTCGTTCTTTTCTTGATGATGCGCCTCTGGGCGGCGCTCGGGGGAGGCGAGAGAGCGGGCGGTTGGTTCCCCGCGCTTCTCTTCGCCGTGTTTCCGCTCACGTCGTGGATCCTGGCGAGCAACATGCTCGAAAACACGATGACCGTCTTCACCACCGCCGCCGTGCTCGCCGTCTGTCGGGCCGCCTTCGCCGGGTCGCGGGCCGGAAGGATCGTCGGCGGCGCGGTCGCCGGGCTGCTGGTCGCGGCCGCCTTTCTATCCAAGGGGCCGGTCGGCGTCTTTCCGATCGTCGCGCCGTTCCTCTGCGTCTTGGCCCTTCCGCGGGCGCGTCCCTCCGCCGGCCTCGCCGTCTTCGCCGGACTTTTCCTCGCCCTTCTCGTCGTCGCGGGGGCGCTTTACGCGGCGCCGGAGGCGCGGGATTCCCTCGGCATTTATCTCGAGAAACAGGTGTTGGCGAGCGTGAAGGGGGAGAGGGGGAGCGGGAGCACCTTCACATTCAAGACGTTGAAGGCGCTGATCGCGGACGGGATGGTTCCTCTCGCGCTCGCGGCGATCGTCGCCTTCGCGCACCGGCGGAGTGCCCCGGTTCGCCGGGACCGGCGCGCCCTCTTCATGCTCCTCGTCGGGCTCTCGGCCAGCCTCCCTTTCTTCATCGGTCCGCGGCAGTCCCGTTACTACCTCTATCCGAGTATTCCCTTCTACATGCTCGCCCTCGCCTTTCTTTTCGCCGGCGCCGCGGGGGCGCTCGAGGAGAGGCTGCGGCGGAGCGCCGCGGCGCGCGGCGTCGCGGCGACGCTGGCGGCGCTCCTTTTCGCCGGCGCCGTCGCGGGCGCGGTCGCGGAGAGGGGCGCGGTGCGAAAATACGGGGATTTTCACGAAGACTTCACGGTCCAAAAACCGGCGGTTCCGCCGGGAGAAGTCTACTCCGTGCTTCCGCCGGATCTGCGGCACGAGTGGCCCTTCGTCGCGAACATGGCTCGCTGTTTCCGCGCGAGCCTGACCGACGAGCCCGGACACCGCTATTTGATCCGCCGCTTGGACGCGGCGGAGCCGGCGCCGGTCGGGTATCGCCGGATCCATCCGCCCGCGCCGCGCCGCTACGAGGTTTACGAGCGGGACGAGAGGACGCCGGCACCGGTCCGGGCGTCCCGTTCCCGCCGATGATTCGCCGATTGCCGAAGGGGATTCATTCATCCACAAAACGACGGGAAAAGGAGACGACAAACATGGAACATCGATGGATGAGCGTTTGCGCGGCGTTTCTCGTGATCGCCCTTTCGTTCGTCGCCGGTTGCGGCGGGGGAGGAGAGGCGGACAAAACGTCGGAGGCGGCCGCGGAGAAGAGCGAGGCGGCGGCGGAGAAAGCGGCGCCCCCGGCCGGGGAGAAGGAAGCGCTCCCGGAGGGACCGGAGTACATCGCCGAGCTTCTGGACGTCGACCTCTCCGCCAAGGTGGAAGGAGAGAAAGGGCTCTCTTGGATCGTGCGCGAGGAGGGGACAGGCCCGGTTCCGCAGAAGGGACAGAGAATCCGGGCGCACTACACCGGGTACCTGATGAACGGCACCAAGTTCGACTCCAGCGTCGATCGCGGGCAGCCCTTTGAGACCGAGATCGGCATCGGCCGCGTGATCCAGGGATGGGACATGGCCTTCACCAGCATGAAGGTGGGCGAGAAGCGGGTCCTCTTCATCCCCGCCCCGCTCGCCTATGGTCCCCGAGGCGCGGGCGGCGTCATTCCGCCGAACGCGGACCTCGTTTTCGACGTGGAGCTGATCGGTATCGTCCAGTAGGCTCGCGCCGCTGAAAACAAGGGGGGCGGTCCGGAGTCGGATCGCCCCTTTTTCGACACGGAGACGCGGAGGCGTCCGGCGCGGTAGTATACGGGCGCGGCGGGGAGCCGCGAAAATTGCGGGGGGCGTCTTTTGAGCGGGAGCGGGCATTTCGACACCTCGGCGGTTCGGGCGGACCTGAGGGGGAAGTCGGTCCGCTCCGGCGCGGCGATGCTGGCGGCGCAAGGGGGGAAGGCGGCGTTCGGCCTCGCCTCGGCGATGGCGCTCGCCCGTCTCCTCACGCCGGACGACTTCGGCCGCGTCGCCCTCGTGGTGGTCTCCCTCTCCTTTCTCACCATCTTCCGCGACCTCGGGCTTCCCGAAGCGACGGTCCGCTTCGAAGCCATCGACGACGAGCAGGTTTCCACCCTTTTCTGGATGAACCTGGCGCTCGCCCTCTTGATCTTCGTCCCCGCGGCCTTCCTCGGACCGTTCTTCTCGCGCGTCTTCCGCACGCCCGGTTTGAACGGGATCACCGCCGCGCTGGCCGCCCTCTGTATAGTCTATGTGCTCAGTCTCCACCATACGGCGATCCTCCGGAGGAGGATGCGATTCGTCGTCCTCGCCGGAATCCAGGTGGCCGTGACCATCGTCGCCTCCATCGTCGGGATCATCGCGGCGTGGAAGGGGATGGGGGTCTGGGCTCTCGTCCTGCAGCGCTTCACCAACGGACTCGTCGAAACCGCGGCCGTGTGGATCTTCTGCTCCTGGAGGCCGCGCCTCCTCTTCCGCTTCGGGGCGATCCGCGGGATGATCCGGTTCGGCGCCTTTTATACGCTCTCCGCGGCGCTTTACTACGTTTCCCGCCGCGCGGACCGGCTTCTTCTGGGGCGGTTCTCCTCCGCCGGCGCGGTCGGCCTCTATGAAAAATCCTACGAGTGGCTTCTGCTGCCGGCGGGGAACATCACCGTCCCGATCGGCAAGGTCGCCCTGCCGGGACTGTGCCGCCTCCAGGATGATCCGGCGCGTTTCCGCTCTTACTTCCGGCGGGCGGCGCTCCTCGTTCTCACGATCACCGTTCCCCTCATTCTCTTCCTCGCCGTCGACGCCCCCCGGTTCGTCCTTTTCCTGCTGGGCGGGCAGTGGATCGACGCGGTTCCCGTTTTCCGTTTCCTCCTCGCCGTAGCCCTCACCGCCGACTGGGTCATTCTTCTCGGCTGGGTCTACATCGCCCTCGGGCGCACGGACCGGGAGTTCCGTTTCTGGGCGGTCGCCGCCGCGGTGCTGGTCGCCGCCTTCCGGATCGGCGCACCCCACGGTCCGGCCGCCCTCGCCGCCTCCTTCAGCGCCGCCCAGCTCCTCCTCGCCGTTCCGTCGGTGTTCTACTGTTTCCATGGCACCCCCCTTCGCGCCGGGGACTTTTTCGGCGTTTTCGCGCGCCCGACGATCCGGGCTGCGGCGGCAGCGGCGGCGCTTCTCCTCTTCCGGCGATTCGTCGCCTTCGACGCCCCCCCGGCGATCGACCTCGCCGCCGGCGCCGCGCTCTTCTTCGGTGTCTATTGGGGCGCCTGGGCGGCGACCAAACCCGGCAGGGAAACGCTCCGCGCGGATTTCCGGCTCCTCCGGGAACTGCGATCCCCCGCGCCGCCGTCCCCTTCCCCGCCGGACGCCGTCGACTAGACCCCTCTCGCGCGCGGCCGCCCCTCCCTTTGGATTCGAGCCCTCCGGTCGATGATTGGAATGGGAAGAGCGGGTTCCGACCGCTACAATTTGGAATGAACCATTTCACTTTTCGAGGGATGAGGATGGGACGGCCGACGGTCCGCTCGCGGTCGAGAGAGGGTGAAGGGCGCCGGCCGGCGCGGTTCGTCGCGGACATCGCGGCGTTTCTCGTTTCGTCGCTCCTTTTTCTCGCCCTCCCGGCCGCGTCCTGGGGGGCTTCCTCCTCGCCCGGAGAGGTCCGGATCGGGGTTGTGATGGAGCGCCTCAGCGCGGAGATCGCTCCGCCGCTCGCCCACGCCTCCGGCCAGGGATGGTGCGCCGCCGTGAACCTCGCCGGCGTCCCCTATTCCGCCCTCCTGCTCGAGGATCTTCTCGCCGCCGGCGCCGATTCGGCGCTCCGCCGGTGGGACGGGCTGATCCTCACCGCCTGCCGCTATGTTCCCGACGAACGCTACGCCGGACTGTGCGATTTCCTGGAGAGCTACCTCGCCGGGGGGGGCGGTTTGATCGTGGACGGGCCGCCGGCGCTCCGCGACGGGGCGGGGGCGAGACGGAACTCGGAGAGAATCGAGGAGGTGCTCGGCGCGGAGTACGTCGGGTTCCGGGGCGACACGCGCCACAGGATCCGCGTGGAGAGGGCGGACCATCCGATCACGCGCGCCTGCGCTCCGGGTGAGATGCTGACGCAATGCCTCGACGACGGCCTCCGGATCCTCCGTTTCCGGGAAGGGGGCGCGGAACTGCTCTCCTCCTGGAGCGCGAAGGACGGATTCCCCTATCTCTCGGTGCGCGAAGGGGACGGGAAGCGGATCGCCCTTCTGAGCGATTTCGCCGCCTCGGCGGGGACGGCGATCTCCTTCCGGAACCACGAGCCGTCCGGTTTCTACCCGAACCGCCTCTACGATTGCATCGTCCCTCTCGTGCAGTGGGTCGTGTACGGGAGCGTCGACGACCCCGTTCCGGCGCTGCAGCTCGTCAACGCCGACGCCGCCGTTCTGGCCCGTCTGGACGCCGATTGGAGCTGGAACGGCGAAGTGCAGGAGAAGGCGGTCCGCTTTCTGACCGGGATGGCGCGGGAGTCGGGGGTGTCGACGGTCTACGGCGTGGTGACCGCCTCCGCCGCCGCCTCGGGCTGGGAACGGATCGCCCCCCTTCTCAGGGAGATCGAGAGCGCCGGCGGCATCGTCGCGACGCACAGCCGCCGCCACATCATCAACGGAGACCTGGACGAAGAGAGCGCCCGGAGCGAGCTGGATTCTTCGGTGGCGGAGATGGAGCTGGGGCTCCGGGAGGCCGGCGGCCCGGACCACCCGATCGATTGGTTCATCAATCCGAACGACCAGCTTCCCATGGGACGATACGGACTGATCGCGGAGCGGTTCCCGGTCTTCCTCACGCACGGCTATTCGCAGAACGTGCCCCACGCCTACGGCGTGATGGAATGGTTCTGCGGAGCGGGCCGTGATCTTTTCGTGCTGAACTGTTCCTCCTCGCCCGACTACGAGTGGTTCTACGCCGAGGGTTGGGAGCGCTCGGTGTCGGAAGTCTCGGCGCTGCAGGAGTCGATCTTCGACCATATGCTCCGGGACGTGCGGCGCGGCGTTCTCTTCCATCCGATGTGGCACGACTACTCGATCAGCTCCCGCTCCCTCGTAAAGCCGACCTGGCGGACGCGTCTCCCCCGCTTCCTCGGCGGCGGCATGGAGAAGCCTCCGAGCCACGCCCCTTATTATGAAGGAATGGCGGCCCGATTCGCTTCGTCGCCGATCTACGCGCCCCGCCCCGTGGAGTTGACGCGCAAGCTGCGCGTGATGGCCGACTGCGGTTTCTCCTGGACCTCGTCGGAGCGCCGGGCGGACGTGGAGATCCGCCTTCCCCGAGAGGACCCGGACTCGCTGGCGTCATCGACGGGCGGGATGGCGGTGCGGATCGAGAACCCGCCGGGCCCGATCGTCTCGGTCCGTCTGAACGGAAGGGAACACCGAGCGTTCCGGGACGACCGGGTGATCCTGCCGGACCTGGAGCCGGGGACGAACCGGATCGCGATCGAGTTCGGGCCGGCGCCGTTCCGGGGGACGAGGCTCGTCTACGTCTCCCAGCGGCTCTCCTCCGTCCGCGTTCTCGAAGACGGGGACGTGGAAGCGCGCATCTCCTCCCGTTCCCGTGCGCGGTTCACCTTCGAAACAAACCGCTCCTGCGTGCTCATCGGCGCGGACATGCAGAGTCTCGACAGGCCCCCTTCGCATGCGGCGCGTGGCGTTCTTTTCACCGACGGGACCGTGCGCGTTCATGCCGTCGCCGGCGAGCGCTTCGTCGTCGTCGAGTCGACGGTCCCTTTCCTCGACTACCGGGAAGGGGAGGGGCGCGTCGAGATCGTGCTCGGCGGAACGGCGGAGGAGGAGAAGCGCATTCGTTTCCACGCCGCCTCTCCGCCGCGCGCGATCCTCCTGGACGGTGAGGCGGTCCGGGTGACTCGTGACGAAGACGGTTACGCCGTGGAATTGCCGCGGTCCGCCGCGAGGGGAGGAACTCTGTGCGTGATCCTCTGACGGGTCCGGCGGAGGGGCGGGACGAACGCCCGGCGGCGCTTTTCTTTCTCCCCACCCTCGAGGCGGGAGGAGCGGAGCGGGTTTGCCTGCACCACGTGAACGGTCTCCGGCGTTTCCGCCCGATCGTTCTGGTGCAGCACCTGCGCGGCGATCTCCTCGACGAACTGGACCCGGGCGTGCCGGTCCACGTCATCGGCGACCACGGAAGAGGCCCGGCTCCCCGGAAGAGGACCCGGGGCCGTCTGCGCCGCGCCCTCCGCAGGCGTCGCAGGCGAGCCGTCGTTCGATTCCGCCGTTTTAAGAGGAGGCTGTGCCTCGCCGACTCTCGACTCCGGGCGCGGACGAAGGAACGGTGCGGCCCGCGGACGACACGATTGATCGAGGAGGCGGAACGCGTCTTTCGCGCCTCGGGCTGGCGCCTCCGCGCCGGTTTTGTTTTTTTCTTCGTGGGGTGGACCGGCGCCTCCCGCGGGAGGAGTCGGGACGGGCGCGCTGCCGCGCAACAGGGATGGTCGGCGCTCCCTCTCTGCGTCTGCTTTCTGCTCAAACAGGCGCGTCTGCTCGCCCGTTTCGCCCGGGAGGAGCGGTGCGTTCTCGTCGTCTCCATCCTCCCCTTCACCAACGGGATCGCGATCCTGGCCAAACTGCTCTTCCATCGGCGGCTGCGCGTTTTGATTCACGTACATAGCATGAAGAGCCGCTTGATTCGGGAGGAGACGCCCCCGCATGAGCGTTTTCTGATTCGCCTGGTCGTGAAGCACTTGTATGGGAGGGCGGACCGCATCGTCGCCGCCTCCGAGGGTATCCGGCGCGACCTGGTCGAGCGGTTCGGCGTGCCGGACGGGAAGATCCGCGTCGTGCCGAATCCGATCGATCGGGAGCGGTTGCTCGCCCTGGCCGCCGAAACGCCGGAAGAGAACATTTTCGGAAACGGGCGCCCGGTGGTCGCCGCGGTTGGGCGGCTGGTCCGGGTCAAGGGCTTCGACATTCTGCTGCGCGCATTCGCGCTCCTCCCCGAGGGGATCGGCGCGCGTCTTGTTCTGGTCGGCGACGGCGCGGAGCGCCCCCTCCTGGAGAAGATCGCCGAAGAGGAGGGAATCGCGGGCCGGGTCCTCTTCGCCGGTTTTCGAGCCAACCCCTGGGCGTACATGGCTCGGGCGCGATGCCTGGTCCTCTCCAGCCGCACCGAGGGGCTCCCCCTCGTGCTCGGCGAGGCGATCGCCCTCGGCGTGCCGGTGGTGGCCGCGGACTGCTCGCCCGGAGTACGGGAGTTCGTGCCCGACGAGAACCACGGGCTTCTGGCGCCGCCGGAGGATCCCGCGGCGCTCGCCGTCGCTCTGGAGAGAATGCTCGCGGACGGCGCGCTCCGGGAGAGGGTCGCCGCGCGCGCGGACGAGAGGGTGCGGCCTTACGAACCGGCGCGGGTGCGGGCCGTCTTCGAGAGGGAGATGGAGGAGGCGTCGGGACGATGATCCAAGCGGATTCGGCCGAGTCCTCCCGCGGGGGTTCCGGCGTTCGGGCCGGGGCTTCAACGCGTGCGCTCTTTCTCATTCGAAGCCTGGAGACGGGCGGCGCGGAACGCGTTTTTTCCTTGTATGTGAACCATATGGTCGCGATCGAACCGGTGCCGGTTCTGCAGGCGCCGATCGTCTCGGAGGGGAACCGGCTCCGGAAGGGGCTCGTCGCCCGCGCCTCTTTGGACGGGGGCGGTGAAGGGGGCGTTTCCGCCG contains:
- a CDS encoding glycosyltransferase family 39 protein — encoded protein: MPLPASEGVSRDLSRPLLLLVTLALFLALVLPRLTSRGMFFDGITYAAIARNSAAGAGSFWNPHYTDTIYSSFHEHPPLAFWMQSIAFRVFGDSPYVESFYGLATGLVVLFLMMRLWAALGGGERAGGWFPALLFAVFPLTSWILASNMLENTMTVFTTAAVLAVCRAAFAGSRAGRIVGGAVAGLLVAAAFLSKGPVGVFPIVAPFLCVLALPRARPSAGLAVFAGLFLALLVVAGALYAAPEARDSLGIYLEKQVLASVKGERGSGSTFTFKTLKALIADGMVPLALAAIVAFAHRRSAPVRRDRRALFMLLVGLSASLPFFIGPRQSRYYLYPSIPFYMLALAFLFAGAAGALEERLRRSAAARGVAATLAALLFAGAVAGAVAERGAVRKYGDFHEDFTVQKPAVPPGEVYSVLPPDLRHEWPFVANMARCFRASLTDEPGHRYLIRRLDAAEPAPVGYRRIHPPAPRRYEVYERDERTPAPVRASRSRR
- a CDS encoding FKBP-type peptidyl-prolyl cis-trans isomerase, which encodes MSVCAAFLVIALSFVAGCGGGGEADKTSEAAAEKSEAAAEKAAPPAGEKEALPEGPEYIAELLDVDLSAKVEGEKGLSWIVREEGTGPVPQKGQRIRAHYTGYLMNGTKFDSSVDRGQPFETEIGIGRVIQGWDMAFTSMKVGEKRVLFIPAPLAYGPRGAGGVIPPNADLVFDVELIGIVQ
- a CDS encoding lipopolysaccharide biosynthesis protein — translated: MSGSGHFDTSAVRADLRGKSVRSGAAMLAAQGGKAAFGLASAMALARLLTPDDFGRVALVVVSLSFLTIFRDLGLPEATVRFEAIDDEQVSTLFWMNLALALLIFVPAAFLGPFFSRVFRTPGLNGITAALAALCIVYVLSLHHTAILRRRMRFVVLAGIQVAVTIVASIVGIIAAWKGMGVWALVLQRFTNGLVETAAVWIFCSWRPRLLFRFGAIRGMIRFGAFYTLSAALYYVSRRADRLLLGRFSSAGAVGLYEKSYEWLLLPAGNITVPIGKVALPGLCRLQDDPARFRSYFRRAALLVLTITVPLILFLAVDAPRFVLFLLGGQWIDAVPVFRFLLAVALTADWVILLGWVYIALGRTDREFRFWAVAAAVLVAAFRIGAPHGPAALAASFSAAQLLLAVPSVFYCFHGTPLRAGDFFGVFARPTIRAAAAAAALLLFRRFVAFDAPPAIDLAAGAALFFGVYWGAWAATKPGRETLRADFRLLRELRSPAPPSPSPPDAVD
- a CDS encoding glycosyltransferase, yielding MRDPLTGPAEGRDERPAALFFLPTLEAGGAERVCLHHVNGLRRFRPIVLVQHLRGDLLDELDPGVPVHVIGDHGRGPAPRKRTRGRLRRALRRRRRRAVVRFRRFKRRLCLADSRLRARTKERCGPRTTRLIEEAERVFRASGWRLRAGFVFFFVGWTGASRGRSRDGRAAAQQGWSALPLCVCFLLKQARLLARFAREERCVLVVSILPFTNGIAILAKLLFHRRLRVLIHVHSMKSRLIREETPPHERFLIRLVVKHLYGRADRIVAASEGIRRDLVERFGVPDGKIRVVPNPIDRERLLALAAETPEENIFGNGRPVVAAVGRLVRVKGFDILLRAFALLPEGIGARLVLVGDGAERPLLEKIAEEEGIAGRVLFAGFRANPWAYMARARCLVLSSRTEGLPLVLGEAIALGVPVVAADCSPGVREFVPDENHGLLAPPEDPAALAVALERMLADGALRERVAARADERVRPYEPARVRAVFEREMEEASGR